Proteins encoded together in one Impatiens glandulifera chromosome 1, dImpGla2.1, whole genome shotgun sequence window:
- the LOC124926439 gene encoding histone deacetylase HDT1-like, whose product MVIDEDDVQCILNIPRGEIDVTESIGKNSDGPEYLAILRAWRMRWVGSETSGAPIISSMPEVILANTTADDDFKRDFVVYAVSSFLWATESPTCSIILKRNFHRFDKFNPKYNSCGQSRLREIFFKQDNLIQLLDEDDDEEDEDEEFVPTLIPDVAKVEAAKPIATKAKTAAKQKVSIVEPKNDSSDESEDDSDEDMEGDSDDSDDDKDDFDDEEETTTPKKSINDKNRANDSASKTPVQAKKAKADTTPQKKDGKKVAHVATPHPVKKGTTKPKICKGGRD is encoded by the exons ATGGTTATTGACGAGGATGATGTACAATGCATACTAAACATCCCTAGAGGAGAGATCGACGTAACTGAGTCCATTGGTAAAAATAGTGACGGACCTGAGTACCTCGCCATACTTAGGGCTTGGAGGATGAGATGGGTAGGGAGTGAAACCAGCGGTGCTCCCATCATTTCCTCTATGCCAGAGGTAATTCTAGCAAACACAACTGCCGATGACGACTTCAAACGTGACTTCGTTGTGTACGCCGTCTCCAGCTTCTTGTGGGCCACTGAAAGTCCAACTTGCAG TATAATTCTGAAGAGAAATTTTCATCGTTTTGATAAATTCAATCCCAAGTACAATTCTTGTGGTCAAAGCAGACTTAGAGAGATCTTCTTTAAACAAGACAATCTTATCCAATTGttagatgaagatgatgatgaggaagatgaagatgaagaatttgTGCCCACACTCATTCCTGATGTTG cTAAGGTAGAGGCTGCAAAACCCATTGCAACCAAGGCTAAAACTGCTGCCAAGCAAAAGGTGAGCATTGTTGAGCCAAAAAATGATAGCTCTGATGAATCTGAAGATGATTCTGATGAG GATATGGAGGGGGATTCTGATGACTCGGATGATGATAAAGATGACtttgatgatgaagaggaaACCACAACTCCCAAGAAG TCTATTAATGATAAGAATAGAGCCAATGATTCAGCTTCAAAGACTCCTGTTCAAGCCAAGAAGGCTAAGGCTGATACCACCCCTCAAAAGAAAG ATGGCAAAAAGGTAGCTCATGTAGCTACTCCTCATCCTGTAAAGAAAGGGACAACAAAGCCCAAAATCTGTAAAG GCGGTAGAGATTAA